One part of the Paraglaciecola sp. L3A3 genome encodes these proteins:
- a CDS encoding PEP-CTERM sorting domain-containing protein (PEP-CTERM proteins occur, often in large numbers, in the proteomes of bacteria that also encode an exosortase, a predicted intramembrane cysteine proteinase. The presence of a PEP-CTERM domain at a protein's C-terminus predicts cleavage within the sorting domain, followed by covalent anchoring to some some component of the (usually Gram-negative) cell surface. Many PEP-CTERM proteins exhibit an unusual sequence composition that includes large numbers of potential glycosylation sites. Expression of one such protein has been shown restore the ability of a bacterium to form floc, a type of biofilm.): MKNLISKTKLLSASLVLAMGVAGSATAATVTFGGQAATDGSAKTSNKIDASNIITDVTQGYFVETFDIATEVPAFSGIPGTQNTAYNVTTPVNATDAADNGANPSAGCAVNSPLALTQSAPGVVNVRKGSVTSVAAAPANDTTCYAYTTPQTAGAQPSYVDIDYSSFLTSIGGLVPNLAGSSINYLGFYWGSADIYNSFEFYSDDTLLKTITGQELFDELGGTSGDQVDDRTNVYVNIDFTIAESFNKFRVLTSGVAGEFDNIVIGLDKRPDIQVPAPTGLALLGLGLLGLGFGRRLKK; the protein is encoded by the coding sequence ATGAAAAATTTAATAAGTAAAACAAAATTACTATCTGCTAGTTTAGTGCTTGCGATGGGTGTTGCCGGCAGCGCGACTGCAGCAACAGTTACTTTTGGTGGGCAAGCAGCGACTGATGGCTCTGCAAAAACAAGTAACAAAATTGACGCAAGCAACATAATAACTGATGTAACTCAAGGTTATTTCGTTGAGACTTTTGATATTGCTACTGAAGTTCCAGCTTTTTCTGGCATTCCTGGCACTCAAAATACGGCTTACAATGTTACTACACCGGTAAATGCTACCGATGCAGCGGATAATGGTGCTAACCCAAGTGCAGGTTGTGCAGTTAATTCGCCACTAGCCCTTACTCAAAGCGCTCCAGGCGTAGTAAATGTAAGAAAAGGCTCTGTTACTAGTGTTGCAGCAGCTCCTGCTAATGATACAACATGTTACGCTTATACCACTCCACAAACAGCTGGCGCACAACCTAGTTATGTAGATATCGATTATAGTAGCTTTTTAACATCAATCGGTGGTTTGGTTCCAAACTTAGCTGGTTCTAGTATTAACTATCTTGGTTTTTACTGGGGTTCTGCAGATATATATAATTCATTTGAATTTTACTCAGATGATACCTTGTTAAAAACAATAACTGGTCAAGAATTATTCGATGAACTTGGTGGAACTTCAGGTGACCAAGTAGATGATAGAACAAATGTTTACGTTAACATCGACTTTACTATTGCTGAATCATTCAACAAATTTCGCGTACTGACCTCTGGTGTTGCCGGTGAATTTGATAATATCGTAATTGGATTAGATAAACGTCCAGACATTCAAGTTCCAGCTCCTACTGGTTTAGCTCTATTAGGTTTAGGCTTATTAGGTCTAGGTTTTGGAAGAAGATTAAAAAAATAA
- a CDS encoding FAD-binding oxidoreductase, which yields MDIVNTLKKNLDSDLVTILCEKQASGQYGKTTFATPESLYAAIVVKAPNALPDILKLANEIGFHLVPLSSGNNWGYGSIPKQKLTKPLIILDLGQLKKITPTSKELGLITLQPGVTQQELYDYLKQNNWDYMVPVTGAGPSCSILSNALERGYGITPRTDHFMAVNALKAYLPHPELCHTQYNSAVSELDQSKDDFIDKTYKWGLGPYLDGLFTQSNLAVVTEVTIRLAPKPVYFSSFYLQIFNNDNFQDSVLLIREFLKDFETITGSINLMDRNRLISMTAQNPNGTDKHTNMTQEQVIQLANNKRLPEWMIVGSLYGTKTIVNSAKKEFKKRAKKIGKVYFSDSLLLKLATTLAKVPLPSLSAIDNIKSQLLSLQQGQEIMLGKPNQVALPLAYWRNPRVEPNKNNALSPAQDECGLLWYAPLIPMLPEKLAEFVKFVKLTTPKYGIEPLITFTNLKHDCIDSTVPIVFDLHNSEAKKSAHNCLDELISEGKKRGFVPYRMDVVQQQKLDPNQLFWKTVNLLKETIDPNNVISPGRYAPSAND from the coding sequence ATGGATATAGTTAATACTCTTAAAAAAAATCTAGACTCAGACTTGGTCACTATTTTATGTGAAAAACAAGCAAGCGGTCAGTATGGAAAAACTACATTTGCTACACCAGAATCGCTTTATGCTGCAATTGTTGTAAAAGCACCTAATGCTTTACCAGATATTCTAAAATTAGCAAACGAAATAGGATTTCACCTTGTTCCTCTGAGCAGTGGTAATAATTGGGGTTATGGCTCAATTCCCAAACAAAAATTAACTAAACCATTGATTATATTAGATCTGGGACAGTTAAAAAAAATAACCCCAACTTCTAAAGAATTAGGTCTGATTACCTTACAGCCGGGTGTGACTCAGCAAGAGCTATATGATTATTTAAAACAAAATAATTGGGATTATATGGTTCCTGTCACTGGCGCGGGCCCTTCATGTAGCATATTAAGTAATGCCCTTGAGCGAGGCTACGGCATCACCCCAAGAACAGACCATTTCATGGCAGTAAACGCTCTGAAAGCCTATTTACCTCATCCTGAACTATGTCACACACAATATAATTCCGCTGTATCAGAGTTAGATCAATCAAAAGATGACTTCATAGACAAAACATATAAGTGGGGTTTAGGGCCCTATTTAGACGGACTATTTACCCAGAGTAATTTAGCCGTAGTGACTGAGGTGACAATAAGATTAGCTCCCAAACCAGTATACTTTAGCTCTTTTTACCTGCAGATATTTAATAACGATAACTTTCAAGACTCGGTTTTGCTGATCAGAGAATTTTTGAAAGATTTCGAAACAATTACTGGCTCTATTAATTTAATGGATCGAAATCGACTTATTTCCATGACTGCACAAAATCCTAATGGCACTGATAAACATACCAATATGACACAAGAACAAGTTATCCAGCTTGCAAACAATAAACGTTTACCAGAATGGATGATAGTAGGGTCACTCTATGGCACAAAAACAATTGTAAATAGTGCGAAGAAGGAATTTAAGAAGAGAGCAAAAAAAATCGGAAAAGTGTATTTTTCAGACAGCTTGCTATTAAAACTAGCGACAACTTTAGCTAAAGTGCCCTTACCATCACTATCAGCAATTGATAACATAAAAAGCCAGTTATTATCTTTGCAGCAGGGACAAGAGATAATGTTAGGCAAACCTAACCAAGTAGCGCTGCCACTCGCATACTGGCGTAATCCAAGAGTCGAACCGAACAAAAATAATGCACTATCTCCTGCACAAGATGAATGCGGGCTGTTATGGTATGCCCCTTTAATTCCTATGCTCCCGGAAAAGCTAGCTGAATTTGTAAAGTTTGTTAAATTAACAACGCCCAAATACGGCATAGAACCTCTAATTACCTTTACCAATTTAAAACACGATTGTATTGATTCAACAGTTCCCATCGTTTTTGATTTACACAATAGTGAGGCCAAAAAATCAGCTCACAACTGCTTGGATGAATTAATTTCCGAAGGAAAAAAACGAGGGTTTGTTCCTTATAGGATGGATGTAGTGCAACAACAGAAGCTTGATCCAAATCAATTATTTTGGAAAACAGTCAATTTACTTAAAGAAACAATTGATCCGAATAACGTAATCTCACCTGGTAGATACGCACCTTCAGCAAATGATTAA
- the prsT gene encoding XrtA/PEP-CTERM system TPR-repeat protein PrsT: MRQKLISLLLALSVIPLIGCNKKTEQEYIESARVSYINHDINSAILALKNAIIIEPSNFNTRVKIGHFYFEKSLYEEAEKELRKALELGAPADLVIPPLSRTIFYQNDFFRVINLTKDFKTDDKAILSSVNLFNYLSKFKTEENVEQIEIGYLENDDQLIARAYQSLAIGNLKQSEEIINTFQNQDKNKLEKLLLSSLVNTFLDNKPEAIEDLENAVAIAPNYYVARFQLAEILIKADRQNEAKSHVNFLYDINSKSAYINLLKAQIEFKNEKFEDSFSSVETAIQNGIDNTVSNLLAGVTAYRTNKLESAYRYLSKVAPSLPNNHLGKRLLAEVQLRLGYTDNIETLMSNFSGDSKYESELYSKAGIRMFQQGNLEKAKSFLSKSNSITPNNSENLLKEGLVRLLNDDFEGIKNLEHAIKSNEELDEAWMLLAQAHVQAGDIDLALETAQKWQKIDSENGTALEAYIYLQINKNTEARKLLENNLKQNSEHPISTRFLMLLNARENRLPEARELAERLVYMDLSNLQSMITLTNIVVDQKQVEQLEPFFTKIITDNADDNDITMTTKAALALLYNYQKQPEKAISLLSNIVEPSKEIFAALGNTYFAQKQFNKAFDTYSQWKERYPSDKRAWLYALEALNESGDYNKALIMANEATNLFPHEQGFDIFIASFLLKTGKVRESREKLDELKKQNINNPLLKLFDGELALLQQDFSTAALLLKEHYNSTPSFETAKLLADSLAGLGKAAEGAKYLEQELIKLPARFKEIHYVAEFYSTHSMYEKSAEHYESIITRFPDHLITLNNYADVLVKLSRVDEAYKYAAKVNKLAPDSPYFMDTLGWIIYKQKKPREALYYLSKAYEKLPDQAVIQLHYAEVLIAEKQYSEAKGILRRVKATNISQEQELKRLNSAL, from the coding sequence ATGCGTCAGAAGTTAATCAGTTTATTATTGGCTTTATCAGTCATACCGCTTATAGGATGTAATAAAAAAACAGAGCAGGAGTATATTGAATCCGCTAGAGTTAGTTACATTAATCATGATATTAATTCTGCAATTTTAGCTCTTAAAAATGCGATTATTATTGAGCCATCAAACTTCAATACTAGAGTGAAAATTGGTCATTTTTACTTCGAAAAAAGTTTATACGAAGAAGCTGAAAAAGAGTTGAGAAAAGCCCTAGAACTCGGTGCGCCTGCAGACTTAGTCATCCCCCCACTAAGCAGAACAATATTTTACCAAAATGACTTTTTCCGAGTGATTAATTTAACAAAAGACTTTAAAACAGACGATAAAGCGATATTGAGCTCCGTTAATTTATTCAATTATTTATCTAAATTTAAGACAGAAGAAAATGTTGAACAGATCGAAATAGGATATTTAGAAAATGATGATCAACTTATAGCAAGAGCATACCAATCACTGGCCATTGGAAACTTAAAGCAAAGTGAAGAAATAATAAATACTTTTCAAAACCAAGATAAAAATAAATTAGAAAAACTCTTATTATCGAGTTTAGTCAACACCTTTCTAGACAATAAACCCGAGGCTATAGAAGACTTAGAAAATGCAGTAGCAATTGCACCTAATTATTATGTGGCCAGATTTCAGTTAGCTGAAATCTTAATTAAAGCCGATAGGCAAAACGAAGCAAAATCACATGTAAATTTTCTGTATGACATAAATAGTAAAAGCGCCTATATAAACCTATTAAAAGCACAGATTGAATTTAAAAACGAAAAATTCGAAGATTCATTTTCTTCAGTGGAAACCGCGATTCAAAATGGTATCGATAATACTGTGAGCAATTTATTAGCAGGAGTGACAGCTTACCGAACAAACAAATTAGAAAGTGCATATAGGTATTTAAGTAAAGTAGCACCAAGCCTTCCTAATAATCATTTAGGTAAAAGGTTATTAGCTGAGGTGCAATTAAGGCTAGGCTACACGGATAACATTGAGACATTAATGTCAAACTTCTCAGGAGATTCAAAATATGAATCAGAGCTTTACTCGAAAGCTGGAATAAGGATGTTTCAACAAGGAAACCTAGAAAAAGCTAAAAGTTTTCTTAGTAAATCGAACTCAATTACACCTAATAACTCGGAAAATTTATTAAAAGAAGGGCTAGTGAGGCTATTGAATGATGATTTTGAAGGAATCAAAAATCTCGAGCATGCTATTAAGTCCAATGAAGAGTTAGACGAGGCTTGGATGCTATTAGCACAAGCTCATGTACAAGCCGGCGATATCGATTTAGCCCTCGAAACAGCTCAAAAGTGGCAAAAAATCGATTCAGAAAATGGTACTGCCCTTGAGGCATATATCTATTTACAGATAAATAAAAATACTGAAGCCCGAAAATTACTTGAAAATAATTTAAAACAAAATTCGGAGCACCCCATATCTACTCGTTTTCTTATGCTTCTCAATGCGAGAGAAAACAGATTACCCGAAGCTAGAGAGCTCGCAGAGCGATTAGTTTATATGGACTTGAGTAATCTCCAATCTATGATAACTCTCACCAATATTGTGGTAGATCAGAAACAAGTAGAGCAACTAGAGCCATTTTTTACAAAAATAATCACAGATAACGCTGATGACAACGATATAACTATGACGACGAAAGCCGCACTCGCCTTATTATATAATTATCAAAAACAGCCGGAGAAAGCCATCTCACTGCTTTCAAATATTGTCGAACCTTCAAAAGAAATATTTGCCGCTTTAGGGAATACTTATTTTGCACAAAAACAATTTAATAAGGCGTTTGACACTTATTCACAATGGAAGGAAAGATATCCTTCAGACAAAAGAGCTTGGCTTTATGCTCTAGAAGCCCTAAATGAAAGTGGAGACTATAACAAAGCACTTATAATGGCGAATGAGGCAACTAATTTATTCCCTCACGAACAAGGCTTTGACATATTTATCGCGAGCTTTTTGCTAAAAACAGGAAAAGTTCGAGAATCAAGAGAAAAACTTGATGAATTAAAGAAGCAAAATATTAACAACCCTTTACTCAAGCTCTTTGATGGAGAATTAGCTTTATTGCAACAAGACTTTTCAACGGCCGCTTTATTATTAAAAGAACACTACAACTCTACGCCTTCTTTTGAGACAGCAAAGCTGTTAGCAGACTCCCTAGCTGGCTTAGGAAAGGCTGCAGAAGGTGCAAAGTACTTAGAACAAGAGTTAATAAAACTACCGGCTCGCTTTAAAGAAATACATTATGTCGCCGAGTTCTACAGCACACATAGTATGTATGAAAAATCAGCAGAGCATTATGAATCAATTATTACTAGGTTTCCCGACCATTTAATTACATTAAATAATTACGCAGATGTATTAGTTAAATTAAGTAGGGTTGACGAAGCATACAAATATGCAGCGAAGGTAAATAAATTAGCTCCCGATTCTCCCTATTTTATGGATACATTAGGCTGGATAATATATAAACAGAAAAAACCAAGAGAGGCTCTGTATTATTTATCCAAAGCCTATGAAAAATTACCTGATCAGGCTGTCATACAACTCCATTATGCAGAAGTTCTAATTGCAGAAAAGCAATACTCAGAAGCAAAAGGGATTTTAAGAAGAGTAAAAGCTACAAATATATCTCAAGAACAAGAGTTGAAACGACTCAATAGTGCACTCTAG
- a CDS encoding GNAT family N-acetyltransferase, producing the protein MKVSVSHYALEDENTLKNKWTSLFLSSKQCVFLDWNWISAWLQSIPSTVLVIEANVNNKPVGLGLCCEKTKRVFFNSFAIQTLWLHKYGDDLVDQTWIEHNDFLLDIKYEEEVRAALLEYIKSKLNRWHEFYVGMSQQSLLTKFEEVLGPSRTIVHSADFSVDLSQMQDVSQYLSSLSKNTRSQINRSQKLLNQLGEVKLTIAKTEQEKQNFFQLISLFHQQKWRDTELGSGFDNTTFVNFHKSIIIKDVNNSYSDIYALELNGEALALLYLLKTKDAWYFYLSGIQTHSDNRIKIGLLAHTLVIEQAIKCNIQKYSFLAGDARYKQSMSNVVEEPQALVCFSKPSSLLILIKQLRHLKQIIFPSNKD; encoded by the coding sequence TTGAAAGTATCTGTATCTCACTATGCATTGGAAGACGAAAATACGCTTAAGAATAAATGGACCTCTCTATTCTTAAGCTCTAAACAATGTGTATTTTTAGATTGGAATTGGATTTCAGCTTGGCTGCAATCCATTCCTTCTACTGTCCTCGTAATTGAAGCAAATGTTAATAATAAACCAGTAGGTTTAGGGCTCTGCTGCGAAAAGACCAAACGTGTTTTTTTTAACAGCTTCGCCATCCAAACATTATGGTTACATAAATATGGTGATGATTTAGTTGATCAAACTTGGATTGAACATAATGACTTTTTGCTTGATATAAAGTACGAAGAAGAAGTAAGAGCAGCACTACTTGAATATATAAAAAGTAAGCTCAACCGTTGGCATGAATTTTACGTTGGTATGTCTCAACAGTCCCTATTAACCAAATTCGAAGAGGTTTTAGGGCCATCAAGAACAATTGTACATTCTGCCGATTTTTCCGTCGATTTAAGCCAAATGCAAGATGTTTCCCAATATCTTTCTTCTTTATCTAAAAACACTAGATCACAAATTAATCGTTCACAAAAATTACTTAACCAACTCGGCGAAGTAAAATTAACTATTGCTAAAACAGAACAAGAAAAGCAAAACTTTTTTCAGCTGATAAGTTTATTTCATCAGCAAAAATGGCGAGATACCGAGCTAGGCAGCGGTTTCGACAACACTACTTTCGTGAATTTCCATAAAAGCATCATTATTAAAGATGTGAACAATAGCTACTCAGATATTTACGCTTTAGAACTGAATGGAGAAGCTTTAGCTTTACTTTATTTGTTAAAAACAAAAGATGCTTGGTATTTTTATTTATCTGGCATACAAACCCATTCAGACAATAGAATTAAAATAGGCTTATTGGCCCATACTTTAGTGATAGAACAAGCGATAAAATGTAATATACAAAAATATAGTTTTTTGGCTGGCGATGCCAGATACAAACAATCAATGAGTAACGTGGTAGAAGAGCCTCAAGCTCTCGTTTGTTTTTCAAAACCCTCAAGCTTACTTATTTTGATAAAACAGCTACGTCATTTAAAACAAATCATATTTCCCTCGAATAAAGATTAA
- a CDS encoding glycosyltransferase family 2 protein, producing MAKVSFIIPHKGRFEMLLQTIESVNQQDFDLSEIEIIVVSQTPTITDIELPTLKVKLTVLVRPESDTISALRNYGVQNSSGEYLAFLDADIYLSSNWINGMIDELCHTPQRIITSAVQICQQQAPRLEKIRTHLSNVDVDVDVNFLPGRNLFMSKESFHKIGGFPEHLVTCEDYYFTDKAAKLGSLFYSSTANYIHLGEDKELGAMFSKEIWRGQSNLQSLKGRDIPLREWPSLIVPPAIFACLLLSCILLVSGLAHWSVIFLCLAAIPVLAYTLRLWRIAKSDVSLIDILLFYSYYFPARALGTFVGLFKTITVK from the coding sequence TTGGCAAAGGTGTCTTTTATCATTCCCCATAAGGGAAGGTTTGAAATGTTGTTACAGACTATAGAGTCTGTAAATCAACAGGATTTTGACTTGTCTGAAATTGAAATCATAGTGGTCAGTCAAACCCCCACTATTACTGATATAGAACTGCCAACACTTAAAGTAAAATTAACTGTGTTAGTTCGCCCTGAATCAGACACTATATCCGCATTACGGAACTATGGCGTACAAAACTCATCAGGTGAGTATCTTGCCTTTTTAGATGCAGACATATATCTATCTTCAAACTGGATAAACGGCATGATAGATGAACTTTGTCACACCCCACAAAGAATCATCACCAGTGCCGTACAAATTTGCCAACAACAAGCACCTAGACTAGAAAAAATTAGAACTCATCTGAGTAATGTAGATGTGGATGTAGATGTAAACTTTTTACCCGGTAGAAACCTATTTATGAGCAAAGAGTCATTTCATAAAATTGGCGGGTTTCCGGAACACTTAGTCACATGTGAAGATTACTATTTTACCGACAAAGCGGCTAAATTAGGCTCGCTATTTTATTCATCTACCGCCAATTATATTCATCTGGGTGAAGACAAAGAATTAGGTGCTATGTTCTCCAAAGAAATTTGGCGAGGCCAATCAAATTTACAATCGTTAAAAGGCAGAGATATCCCATTAAGAGAATGGCCAAGCCTTATCGTGCCACCCGCTATTTTTGCTTGTTTATTATTATCCTGCATTTTATTAGTCAGTGGTTTAGCGCATTGGTCTGTTATTTTTTTATGCCTAGCCGCGATCCCCGTTCTAGCGTATACATTAAGACTCTGGCGTATAGCTAAAAGTGATGTATCACTCATCGATATATTGTTATTTTACAGTTATTATTTTCCAGCAAGAGCCTTAGGCACTTTTGTTGGATTATTTAAAACCATTACAGTTAAATAG
- a CDS encoding glycosyltransferase, whose product MSKKINVLQFICPTGFYGAERWILALAKHLDVNTVNCELAVTMEPEQKELEIVKEYKKLGLVSHTVAMKNKFDLSAINKLVELIKKNQIDIIHTHGYKSDIIGVLAAKKAGIKCIVTPHGFENAKDIKLRTFIWLGCQAMKFGHYVVPLSQQLLSDCKRMGVKSAKTIYIQNGVDLSEVEQTPIPERQAPAEKRIGFVGQMISRKNIFDLLDVFDSLHAKHSNTRLVLLGDGDARQELEKYASTLKSNSHIEFLGFRDDRLELLKSFDLFAMTSTLEGIPRCLMEAAAANIPVAAYDIPGIDQIIQHNDTGLLAELGDKERLEAHWQTILFNPAEATRLAANAKEYVYEHYSANRMATEYTALFKTCVGHN is encoded by the coding sequence ATGTCAAAAAAAATCAATGTATTACAATTTATTTGCCCGACAGGATTTTATGGCGCAGAGCGCTGGATATTAGCTTTAGCTAAACATTTAGATGTTAACACAGTCAATTGTGAGTTAGCAGTTACTATGGAGCCAGAACAGAAAGAACTAGAGATAGTCAAAGAATATAAAAAACTTGGCCTTGTCAGTCATACTGTTGCCATGAAAAACAAATTTGATTTATCAGCCATAAATAAACTGGTCGAGCTCATCAAAAAAAATCAAATAGATATCATTCATACCCATGGTTACAAATCTGACATCATTGGTGTACTAGCAGCCAAAAAAGCGGGAATAAAGTGTATTGTTACTCCTCATGGATTCGAAAACGCCAAAGACATCAAACTAAGAACATTTATTTGGCTAGGTTGCCAAGCGATGAAATTTGGCCATTATGTTGTGCCTCTATCCCAGCAATTATTATCTGATTGCAAACGCATGGGCGTGAAATCGGCAAAAACCATCTATATACAAAATGGTGTAGACCTTTCGGAGGTTGAGCAAACTCCAATTCCTGAGAGGCAAGCTCCAGCAGAAAAACGCATTGGTTTTGTTGGGCAAATGATAAGCCGCAAAAACATTTTTGATTTACTCGATGTATTTGATAGCTTACATGCAAAACACTCAAATACTCGTTTGGTTTTATTGGGAGACGGCGATGCTCGACAAGAGCTAGAAAAATATGCCAGTACACTGAAAAGTAATTCTCATATAGAATTTTTAGGCTTTAGAGACGACAGACTCGAGCTATTAAAATCCTTCGACTTATTTGCCATGACATCGACTTTAGAAGGTATTCCTCGCTGTTTGATGGAAGCCGCAGCAGCAAATATTCCTGTTGCAGCTTACGACATACCAGGCATTGATCAAATCATTCAACATAATGATACTGGATTACTAGCAGAACTCGGTGATAAAGAAAGATTAGAAGCACATTGGCAAACGATACTATTTAACCCTGCTGAAGCGACAAGACTGGCTGCTAATGCTAAAGAATATGTATATGAACATTATTCTGCTAACCGCATGGCAACAGAGTACACAGCATTATTTAAAACGTGTGTAGGCCATAACTAA
- a CDS encoding WalW protein, with protein sequence MTQAVKENKPILFVLSIDTEEEWDWSGPFPQKQADIQNIVHIPEFHNLITGLGIRPTYFVDYAVLETKESIENICRVKAQDNCEIGAHLHPWCNPPYFEHVGEAESHVINLPIDEVEKKLTALVDKIKTTTGVAPKSFRTGRWGIDGKVMNLLLQAGFNVDSSVYPYYENEYFSCLGSPATPYWPDLSDPLKTSSQNKMYEIPVTVGFNQHNFELANTIHTMFTRSNLKWTRFNGLAWHTGLLRKNYLCPELSSVRDMINLCDMVIQKGYPVIHMYMHSSSLLNNNNNLLGQDNAFNHICHSIEQVINHLKAHYEIEFCTISEAAQKMQSQQRNKQNEV encoded by the coding sequence ATGACGCAGGCAGTAAAGGAAAACAAGCCAATATTATTTGTATTATCAATTGATACAGAAGAAGAATGGGATTGGTCAGGACCATTCCCGCAAAAACAGGCTGACATACAAAATATTGTACATATCCCTGAATTTCATAACCTTATTACAGGTTTAGGCATCCGTCCCACCTATTTTGTTGATTATGCCGTATTAGAAACCAAAGAATCGATTGAAAATATATGTCGAGTAAAGGCTCAAGATAATTGTGAAATAGGGGCTCACTTGCACCCTTGGTGTAACCCTCCTTATTTTGAGCATGTTGGAGAAGCAGAATCTCATGTTATAAATCTGCCAATTGATGAAGTAGAAAAAAAACTAACAGCTCTGGTGGACAAAATTAAAACGACTACAGGTGTTGCACCTAAGTCTTTTAGAACGGGTCGCTGGGGAATTGATGGCAAGGTTATGAACTTACTGTTACAAGCAGGTTTTAACGTGGATTCAAGTGTTTACCCCTACTACGAAAATGAATATTTTAGTTGTTTAGGCTCACCTGCTACTCCTTATTGGCCAGATTTGAGTGACCCATTAAAAACATCAAGCCAAAATAAAATGTACGAAATTCCTGTCACTGTAGGCTTTAATCAACATAACTTCGAATTAGCCAATACTATCCACACGATGTTTACTCGCTCGAACTTAAAATGGACACGTTTTAATGGTTTGGCTTGGCATACAGGTTTGCTCAGAAAAAACTATTTGTGCCCTGAACTGTCATCTGTGAGAGATATGATAAACCTTTGCGATATGGTTATCCAAAAAGGTTACCCCGTCATTCATATGTATATGCATAGTTCTAGTTTATTAAATAATAACAATAACTTACTGGGACAAGACAATGCATTTAATCATATTTGTCACAGCATTGAGCAAGTAATAAATCATTTAAAAGCTCATTACGAAATTGAGTTTTGCACCATTTCAGAAGCAGCACAAAAAATGCAATCACAACAGCGAAACAAACAAAATGAAGTATAA